A genomic stretch from Anaerolinea thermophila UNI-1 includes:
- the pdhA gene encoding pyruvate dehydrogenase (acetyl-transferring) E1 component subunit alpha, which yields MEKDEYFRMYREMVVIRRLEERSAELYQQGKIGGFLHLYIGQEAVSTGLISARKPQDRVITAYRDHGVAINCGLSAREVMAELLGKATGCSKGKGGSMHLADVTKNFWGGHAIVGAHLPIATGLALGDAYKGEKNVTICMFGDGATNIGFFHEALNMSKIWNLPVLWVCENNQYGMGTAVERASAVSEIIQKAQAYAMPSRRVDGMDVMAMRQAAEEMIEAIRNGAGPMLMEAMTYRFRGHSMGDPERYRKPEEVHRYQENDPIGIFRKYLQENGIATEEELNQLDDEAEAIVEDAVQFAEASPEPQPHELFEHIYVEA from the coding sequence ATGGAAAAAGATGAATATTTTCGCATGTATAGAGAGATGGTAGTGATCCGCCGCTTGGAAGAACGTTCTGCTGAATTGTATCAGCAGGGCAAAATCGGCGGATTTCTCCATCTTTATATTGGACAGGAAGCGGTAAGCACTGGCTTAATTTCTGCAAGAAAACCACAGGACCGTGTGATTACCGCCTACCGTGATCATGGCGTTGCGATCAATTGTGGGCTGTCGGCGCGGGAAGTGATGGCAGAACTTCTTGGAAAAGCCACAGGGTGCTCTAAAGGCAAAGGGGGCTCGATGCATCTTGCAGATGTTACCAAAAACTTTTGGGGAGGTCATGCCATTGTGGGAGCCCATTTGCCCATTGCCACCGGATTGGCGTTGGGCGACGCTTATAAGGGAGAGAAAAATGTGACCATTTGCATGTTCGGTGATGGGGCTACCAACATCGGCTTTTTCCATGAAGCCCTGAATATGAGCAAAATCTGGAATTTGCCGGTTCTCTGGGTGTGTGAAAATAACCAGTACGGTATGGGCACGGCGGTTGAACGTGCCTCAGCGGTGTCCGAAATCATCCAGAAAGCCCAGGCTTATGCCATGCCCAGCCGACGGGTGGATGGAATGGATGTCATGGCAATGCGTCAGGCAGCGGAAGAGATGATTGAAGCCATTCGCAATGGGGCGGGCCCAATGCTGATGGAAGCCATGACTTATCGCTTCCGTGGACACTCCATGGGCGACCCGGAACGTTATCGAAAACCTGAAGAAGTTCATCGGTATCAGGAAAATGATCCCATCGGAATTTTCCGCAAGTATCTTCAGGAGAATGGGATTGCGACCGAAGAGGAACTCAATCAACTGGATGATGAAGCGGAAGCCATTGTGGAAGATGCTGTCCAGTTTGCTGAAGCCAGTCCGGAACCTCAGCCTCATGAATTGTTCGAGCATATTTACGTAGAAGCATAG